The following coding sequences are from one Paracoccus alcaliphilus window:
- the xdhB gene encoding xanthine dehydrogenase molybdopterin binding subunit, translated as MKDETTIRGLAHTDTIHDSAIKQVQGRADYTDDLTEPHGLLHACLGLSQCAHGRIVRMDLDAVRAAPGVIDVMTATDIPGDNDVSANGKHDDPIFADGVVLFWGQPVFAVIAETRDQARRAAHKARIEYEALPHALDPIAARDAGMGYVTEPLTLRRGDASAAMEAAPRRIKGRFGIGGQDHFYLEGQIAMAVPGEDDDVVINVSTQHPSEVQHVVAHVLGVPNHSVVVNVRRMGGGFGGKETQMNLFAAVAAMAARKWGRAVKIRPDRDDDMTATGKRHDFVVDYEVGFDDDGRILAVEGDWYARCGFSSDLSGPVTDRALFHADNAYYYPDVRVSSHPMKTNTVSNTAFRGFGGPQGVIVAERITEEIAYALGRDPLEIRKLNLYQNGQLTPYHQEVNDQILPRIFQEIEASSDYHARRQAVLDWNAKGGVIRKGIALTPVKFGISFTATWFNQAGSLIHIYSDGSIALNHGGTEMGQGLNTKVAQVVAEAFQCDISRIKITRTTTEKVPNTSATAASSGTDLNGMAALDAAEQIKARLIDFVAERWQAPREDVKFVPGHIRVGDRDIPWAEVINAAYMARIHLSAAGFYKTPKIHWDRATGRGRPFYYYAYGAAVSEVSVDTLTGEYVIDRADVIHDVGRSLNPAIDKGQVEGAFVQGAGWLTCEELWWDDKGRLRTHAPSTYKIPLASDKPRIFNVKLADWSENSERTIKRSKAVGEPPFMLGISVFEAINMAVASFGDYREPARLDAPATPERVLMAIEAHRQEPGRK; from the coding sequence ATGAAGGACGAAACCACCATCCGGGGCCTTGCCCATACCGACACGATCCACGATTCCGCCATCAAGCAGGTGCAGGGCAGGGCGGATTACACCGACGACCTGACCGAGCCGCATGGCTTGCTGCATGCCTGTCTGGGCCTGTCGCAATGCGCCCATGGCCGGATCGTCCGCATGGATCTGGACGCGGTGCGCGCCGCGCCGGGCGTGATCGACGTGATGACCGCCACCGACATTCCGGGCGACAACGATGTGTCGGCCAATGGCAAGCATGACGACCCGATCTTTGCCGATGGGGTGGTGCTGTTCTGGGGTCAGCCGGTCTTTGCCGTGATCGCCGAGACCCGCGATCAGGCTCGCCGCGCCGCCCATAAGGCCAGGATCGAATACGAGGCGCTGCCCCATGCGCTGGACCCGATCGCGGCGCGTGACGCGGGCATGGGCTATGTGACCGAACCGCTGACCCTGCGCCGGGGTGATGCCTCGGCGGCGATGGAAGCCGCGCCGCGCCGCATCAAGGGACGTTTCGGCATCGGCGGGCAGGATCACTTCTATCTGGAGGGCCAGATCGCGATGGCCGTGCCGGGCGAGGATGATGACGTGGTCATCAACGTCTCGACCCAGCACCCGTCCGAGGTGCAGCATGTCGTGGCCCATGTGCTGGGTGTGCCCAACCATTCGGTGGTGGTGAATGTGCGCCGCATGGGCGGTGGGTTCGGCGGCAAGGAAACGCAGATGAACCTGTTTGCCGCCGTCGCCGCCATGGCCGCCCGGAAATGGGGCCGCGCGGTCAAGATCCGTCCCGACCGCGATGACGACATGACCGCCACCGGCAAGCGCCACGATTTCGTCGTGGATTACGAGGTCGGCTTTGACGACGATGGCCGGATTCTGGCGGTCGAGGGTGACTGGTATGCCCGTTGCGGCTTTTCCTCGGACCTGTCGGGGCCGGTGACGGACCGGGCGCTGTTCCATGCCGACAACGCCTATTATTACCCGGATGTGCGCGTCAGTTCGCATCCGATGAAGACCAATACCGTCAGCAATACCGCCTTTCGCGGCTTCGGCGGCCCGCAGGGCGTGATCGTCGCCGAACGCATCACCGAGGAAATCGCCTATGCGCTTGGCCGCGACCCGCTGGAAATCCGCAAGCTGAACCTTTACCAGAACGGGCAGCTGACCCCCTATCATCAAGAGGTCAACGACCAGATCCTGCCCCGCATCTTTCAGGAGATCGAGGCCTCCAGCGATTATCACGCGCGCCGTCAGGCGGTGCTGGACTGGAATGCGAAGGGCGGGGTGATCCGCAAGGGCATCGCGCTGACCCCGGTGAAATTCGGCATCAGCTTTACCGCGACATGGTTCAATCAGGCGGGCTCGCTGATCCATATCTACTCCGACGGGTCCATCGCGCTGAATCATGGCGGCACCGAGATGGGGCAGGGGCTGAACACCAAGGTGGCGCAGGTCGTGGCCGAGGCGTTCCAATGCGACATCTCGCGGATCAAGATCACCCGCACCACGACGGAAAAGGTGCCCAATACCTCGGCCACGGCGGCCTCTTCGGGGACCGACCTCAACGGCATGGCGGCGCTGGACGCGGCCGAACAGATCAAGGCGCGGCTGATCGACTTCGTCGCCGAACGCTGGCAGGCCCCGCGCGAGGACGTGAAATTCGTCCCCGGCCATATCCGCGTGGGCGACCGCGATATCCCGTGGGCCGAGGTGATCAACGCCGCCTATATGGCGCGCATCCACCTGTCGGCGGCGGGCTTCTACAAGACGCCCAAGATCCACTGGGACCGCGCGACCGGGCGCGGCAGGCCCTTCTATTACTACGCCTATGGCGCGGCGGTGTCCGAAGTGTCGGTCGATACGCTGACCGGCGAATATGTGATCGACCGTGCCGACGTGATCCATGACGTCGGGCGCAGCCTGAACCCGGCCATCGACAAGGGCCAGGTCGAGGGCGCCTTCGTGCAGGGCGCGGGCTGGCTGACCTGCGAGGAACTCTGGTGGGACGACAAGGGCCGCCTGCGCACCCACGCGCCCTCGACCTACAAGATCCCGCTGGCTTCGGACAAGCCGCGCATCTTCAACGTAAAACTGGCCGACTGGTCGGAAAACAGCGAACGCACCATCAAGCGCTCCAAGGCGGTCGGAGAGCCACCCTTCATGCTGGGCATCAGCGTGTTCGAGGCAATCAATATGGCGGTGGCGTCCTTCGGCGACTATCGTGAACCGGCCCGTCTGGACGCCCCGGCCACGCCCGAACGCGTGCTGATGGCGATCGAGGCCCATCGTCAGGAACCGGGGCGAAAATGA
- the xdhA gene encoding xanthine dehydrogenase small subunit: MMPSLQFLLNGQDVRLTEVGASETLLDFLRINRRLTGTKEGCAEGDCGACTVMLGRLTDAGLIYEPINACIRFLASCHGCHIVTIEHLKGPEGELHPIQQAMVENHGSQCGFCTPGIVMALYGLWMTQPDAGVTDIENALQGNLCRCTGYEPIINAALAAGRAGGQAMDALAAERETVAARLRDMRGGRVELSKGGERAVIPADTDDLAAVLEENPKATIVAGATDVGLWVTKFLRDISPAVFIGHLMKDVTVTGDEMRLGAGVTYSEAAPLFRQHLPQAYDYLLRIAGWQVRNMGTIGANIANGSPIGDMPPLLIALGARIVLRKGAARREIALEDFFIDYGKQDRAPGEFVETVIIPTRSDAKIAAYKVSKRRHSDITAVATGFCVSVENGIITDARVAFGGMAATPKRAGKAEAALTGQPFTADSFDAAARAVADDFQPLSDWRASADYRRTVAANLFRRFWLEQSEPDLPVRLQYAVGE, encoded by the coding sequence ATGATGCCCAGCCTGCAATTTCTGCTGAACGGTCAGGATGTCCGGCTGACCGAGGTCGGCGCCTCGGAAACCCTGCTGGATTTCCTGCGCATCAACCGCCGCCTGACCGGCACCAAGGAAGGCTGCGCCGAGGGCGATTGCGGCGCCTGCACGGTCATGCTGGGACGGCTGACGGATGCCGGGCTGATCTATGAGCCGATCAATGCCTGCATCCGCTTTCTGGCATCCTGCCACGGCTGCCATATCGTCACCATCGAACATCTGAAGGGACCGGAAGGCGAGCTGCACCCGATCCAGCAGGCGATGGTGGAAAACCACGGCAGCCAATGCGGGTTCTGCACGCCGGGCATCGTGATGGCGCTTTATGGGCTGTGGATGACACAGCCGGATGCCGGCGTCACCGATATCGAGAACGCGCTGCAAGGCAATCTGTGCCGCTGCACCGGATACGAGCCGATCATCAACGCCGCATTGGCCGCAGGCCGCGCGGGCGGGCAGGCGATGGACGCGCTGGCCGCGGAACGCGAGACGGTGGCGGCCAGGCTGCGCGACATGCGGGGCGGCCGGGTCGAGCTGTCCAAGGGCGGCGAACGCGCCGTCATTCCCGCCGATACCGACGATCTGGCCGCGGTGCTGGAGGAAAACCCCAAGGCGACCATTGTTGCCGGTGCCACCGATGTCGGGCTGTGGGTGACCAAGTTCCTGCGCGACATCTCTCCTGCGGTGTTCATCGGCCATCTGATGAAGGACGTGACCGTCACCGGGGACGAGATGCGTCTGGGCGCGGGCGTGACCTATTCCGAGGCCGCGCCGCTGTTTCGCCAGCATCTGCCGCAGGCTTACGATTACCTGCTGCGGATCGCGGGCTGGCAGGTGCGCAATATGGGCACGATCGGCGCGAATATCGCCAATGGCTCGCCCATTGGGGACATGCCGCCCTTGCTGATCGCGCTTGGCGCGCGGATCGTGCTGCGCAAGGGCGCGGCGCGGCGTGAAATCGCGCTGGAGGATTTCTTCATCGATTACGGCAAGCAGGACCGCGCGCCGGGTGAATTCGTGGAAACCGTCATCATCCCCACGCGGTCCGATGCGAAAATCGCCGCCTACAAGGTCAGCAAACGCCGCCACAGCGACATCACCGCCGTCGCCACCGGCTTTTGCGTCAGCGTTGAAAATGGTATCATCACCGATGCTCGTGTGGCCTTCGGCGGCATGGCCGCCACGCCGAAACGCGCTGGCAAAGCCGAGGCCGCGCTGACCGGCCAGCCTTTCACCGCCGACAGTTTCGACGCGGCGGCGCGGGCCGTGGCTGATGATTTCCAGCCGTTGTCCGACTGGCGGGCCAGTGCCGATTATCGCCGGACGGTGGCGGCCAACCTTTTCCGCCGCTTCTGGCTGGAACAATCCGAACCCGATCTGCCCGTGCGGCTGCAATATGCGGTGGGAGAATGA
- a CDS encoding LysR family transcriptional regulator: protein MSYLESLRVFVRVVELGSITAGGRDLRLSPAVASNRVKDLEQRFGVRLLNRTTRKLTPTEIGRSFYDHARRVIDTLDEAEAMVSSFSGKPQGVIRLTAPLGLGRRLIAPLIPPFCEENPGIDIRLRLSDRSINIVEDAIDLAFFLGQPADSALKWRKIADCPRLLVASPDYLERHGTPSGPGDLADHNCLLLRYPRSPEYFWVLQTPDGPQKMMVKGRYDTDDGDVLRQWALNGHGIANRPLYEVDEDIREGRLVQVLPQTPPEVAQFGCLTPHRRLQDPKVRMFADMAVRELKRFF from the coding sequence ATGTCCTATCTGGAAAGCCTGCGCGTGTTCGTCCGCGTCGTCGAACTGGGCTCTATCACGGCCGGGGGCCGGGATTTGCGGCTGTCCCCCGCCGTTGCCTCGAACCGCGTCAAGGATCTGGAGCAGCGTTTCGGCGTCCGTCTGCTGAACCGCACCACCCGGAAACTGACCCCGACCGAGATCGGCCGCAGCTTCTATGACCATGCCCGCCGCGTCATCGACACGTTGGACGAGGCCGAGGCGATGGTCAGCAGTTTCTCGGGCAAGCCGCAGGGGGTGATTCGGCTGACCGCGCCGCTGGGGCTGGGCAGGCGACTGATCGCGCCGCTGATCCCGCCCTTCTGCGAGGAAAACCCCGGCATCGACATCCGGCTGCGGTTGTCGGATCGCAGCATCAACATCGTCGAGGACGCCATCGACCTGGCCTTCTTTCTGGGTCAGCCCGCCGATTCCGCACTGAAATGGCGCAAGATCGCGGATTGCCCGCGGCTGCTGGTCGCCTCGCCCGATTATCTGGAACGGCACGGCACGCCGTCAGGCCCCGGCGATCTGGCCGATCACAACTGCCTGCTGCTGCGCTATCCGCGCAGCCCGGAATATTTCTGGGTGCTGCAAACCCCCGACGGGCCGCAGAAGATGATGGTCAAGGGCCGCTATGACACCGATGACGGCGATGTGCTGCGGCAATGGGCACTGAACGGTCACGGCATCGCCAACCGCCCGCTGTATGAAGTGGACGAGGATATTCGCGAGGGCCGTCTGGTTCAGGTCCTGCCGCAGACTCCGCCCGAGGTCGCGCAATTCGGCTGCCTGACGCCGCATCGCCGCTTGCAGGATCCCAAGGTGCGCATGTTCGCCGATATGGCGGTGCGGGAACTCAAGCGGTTCTTCTGA
- a CDS encoding NAD(P)/FAD-dependent oxidoreductase, with protein sequence MKHRVVVIGAGFAGLQTVLGLKGADCDITLIDQRNHHLFQPLLYQVATTLLATSDIAWPIRALLRDRRDVTTLLGTVEGVDRGAREVILRTGQRIAYDTLVVATGARHAYFGKDAWEADAPGLKTLEDATTIRRRMLLAFERAELTEDMAERQALLTFAVIGAGPTGVELVGIIAELAHRILPREFRRTDTRKARVLLIEAGPRILPAFSESLSQYAAGALTRRGVQVMTGHPVTECDSTGIVVDGALIPARTTIWAAGVQASRAKDWLGAEADRAGRVIVSDHLTLPDDPAIFVLGDTAHVMSGGKDVPGVAPAAKQQGNHAARTILSRLRGKPAPAPFRYRHMGNLATIGRNAAVIEYGRFRMRGWLAWWVWGIAHIYFLIGARSRLFVSLSWLWVFLSGQNSARLITQKETLKDEKQDK encoded by the coding sequence ATGAAACATCGGGTCGTCGTCATTGGGGCAGGCTTTGCCGGTTTGCAGACCGTTCTGGGCCTGAAGGGCGCGGATTGCGACATCACGCTGATCGACCAGCGCAACCACCACCTTTTCCAGCCTCTGCTGTATCAGGTCGCCACGACGTTGCTGGCGACCTCGGACATTGCCTGGCCGATCCGGGCGCTGCTGCGCGACCGCAGGGACGTGACCACGTTGCTGGGCACGGTCGAAGGCGTGGATCGCGGCGCGCGAGAGGTGATCCTGCGCACCGGCCAGCGGATCGCATATGATACGCTGGTGGTCGCGACCGGCGCGCGGCACGCCTATTTCGGCAAGGACGCGTGGGAGGCCGACGCGCCGGGGCTGAAGACGCTGGAGGATGCGACCACCATCCGCCGCCGCATGCTGCTGGCCTTCGAGCGGGCCGAACTGACCGAGGACATGGCCGAACGGCAGGCGCTGCTGACCTTCGCCGTGATCGGGGCCGGGCCGACCGGGGTCGAGCTGGTCGGCATCATCGCCGAACTGGCCCATCGCATCCTGCCGCGCGAATTCCGCCGCACCGATACCCGCAAGGCCCGCGTGCTGCTGATCGAGGCCGGGCCGCGCATCCTGCCCGCCTTCAGCGAGAGTCTGTCACAATATGCGGCAGGCGCGTTGACCCGGCGCGGGGTTCAGGTGATGACCGGCCATCCGGTCACCGAATGCGATTCGACCGGCATCGTCGTCGATGGCGCGCTGATCCCCGCCCGCACCACCATCTGGGCCGCCGGGGTGCAGGCATCACGCGCCAAGGACTGGCTGGGGGCCGAGGCCGACCGCGCGGGCCGGGTGATCGTCAGCGATCATCTGACCCTGCCGGACGATCCGGCGATCTTCGTGCTGGGCGATACGGCGCATGTCATGTCTGGCGGCAAGGACGTGCCGGGCGTCGCGCCCGCCGCCAAGCAGCAGGGCAACCATGCCGCGCGCACGATCCTGTCGCGGCTGCGGGGCAAGCCCGCGCCCGCGCCGTTCCGTTACCGCCATATGGGCAATCTGGCGACGATCGGGCGCAATGCGGCGGTGATCGAATATGGCCGCTTCAGGATGCGCGGCTGGCTGGCGTGGTGGGTCTGGGGCATCGCCCATATCTATTTCCTGATCGGTGCGCGGTCGCGACTGTTCGTCTCGCTCAGCTGGTTGTGGGTGTTCCTGTCGGGGCAGAACTCGGCCCGGCTGATCACCCAGAAAGAGACGCTGAAAGACGAGAAGCAGGACAAATAG
- a CDS encoding urate hydroxylase PuuD, giving the protein MIPLIPDLTIIWEWIAFAIRWTHVITAIAWIGSSFYFIALDLGLQKAPGLPKGAHGEEWQVHGGGFYHIQKYLVAPERMPEHLTWFKWESYSTWLSGAALLMVTYWAGANLYLIDPAKMDLATWQAIAISAGSLAVGWLIYDTLCKSKLGETPTILMLLLFVALVIMGWGYNQVFTGRAALLHLGAFTATIMTANVFLVIMPNQRIVVADLKAGRAPDPKYGKIAKLRSTHNNYLTLPVIFLMLSNHYPLAFASQYNWLIAALIFLMGVTIRHFFNTLHARGGYQWWTWAVTTILFVAIMWLSAMGLNQDTYEEAEARALTPIETKFADAEGFDQVADIIVGRCSMCHAREPVFEGIHHAPKGVFLETRADIARLAREVYVQSGLTDAMPPANITSMEPDERRQVIRWFRQIGGTALAGI; this is encoded by the coding sequence ATGATTCCGCTGATCCCCGACCTGACCATCATCTGGGAATGGATTGCCTTTGCGATCCGCTGGACCCATGTCATCACCGCCATCGCCTGGATCGGCAGTTCGTTCTATTTCATCGCGCTGGATCTGGGGCTGCAAAAGGCGCCGGGGCTGCCCAAGGGCGCGCATGGCGAGGAATGGCAGGTTCATGGTGGCGGCTTCTATCACATCCAGAAATATCTGGTCGCGCCCGAGCGGATGCCCGAGCATCTGACATGGTTCAAATGGGAAAGCTATTCGACCTGGCTGTCGGGGGCGGCGCTGCTGATGGTCACTTATTGGGCCGGGGCGAATCTCTATCTGATCGATCCGGCCAAGATGGATCTGGCGACATGGCAGGCGATCGCGATTTCCGCAGGGTCGCTGGCGGTGGGCTGGCTGATCTATGACACCTTGTGCAAGTCGAAGCTGGGCGAGACGCCGACCATCCTGATGCTGCTGCTGTTCGTGGCGTTGGTGATCATGGGCTGGGGTTACAATCAGGTCTTTACCGGTCGCGCGGCACTGCTGCATCTGGGGGCCTTCACTGCCACCATCATGACCGCCAATGTGTTTCTGGTCATCATGCCCAATCAGCGCATCGTCGTGGCCGATCTGAAGGCCGGGCGCGCGCCCGATCCGAAATACGGCAAGATCGCCAAGCTGCGTTCGACGCATAACAACTATCTGACGCTGCCGGTCATCTTCCTGATGCTGTCGAACCATTATCCGCTGGCCTTTGCCAGCCAGTATAACTGGCTGATCGCGGCGCTGATCTTTTTGATGGGCGTGACGATCCGGCATTTCTTCAACACTTTGCATGCGCGGGGCGGATATCAGTGGTGGACATGGGCGGTGACGACGATCCTGTTCGTGGCGATCATGTGGCTGAGCGCGATGGGTCTCAATCAGGATACCTATGAAGAGGCCGAGGCCCGCGCCCTGACCCCCATCGAGACGAAATTCGCCGATGCCGAGGGCTTCGATCAGGTGGCTGACATCATTGTCGGCCGCTGCTCGATGTGCCACGCGAGAGAGCCGGTGTTCGAGGGCATCCATCACGCGCCCAAGGGCGTGTTTCTGGAAACCCGCGCCGATATCGCCCGGCTTGCGCGCGAGGTCTATGTCCAGTCCGGGCTGACCGATGCGATGCCGCCCGCCAATATCACCTCTATGGAGCCCGATGAGCGCCGGCAGGTGATCCGCTGGTTCCGTCAGATCGGCGGCACCGCGCTGGCCGGGATCTAG
- the uraH gene encoding hydroxyisourate hydrolase: MPGYLTTHVLDTARGRPAEGMEIVLYRLQNGQRTELARMRTNHDGRTDRQILAQADFATGTYELEFHAGAWMDASGVAPESPRFLDVIPIRFGMSQDDHYHVPLLVSPFGFSTYRGS; the protein is encoded by the coding sequence ATGCCAGGTTACCTGACGACCCATGTTCTGGATACCGCCCGTGGTCGTCCGGCCGAGGGGATGGAAATCGTGCTTTACCGGTTGCAGAACGGGCAGAGGACCGAGCTTGCGCGGATGCGCACCAATCACGACGGCCGCACCGATCGCCAGATACTGGCGCAGGCGGATTTCGCGACCGGCACCTATGAGCTGGAATTCCACGCCGGCGCGTGGATGGATGCCAGCGGCGTCGCGCCGGAAAGCCCGCGCTTTCTGGATGTGATCCCGATCCGTTTCGGCATGTCGCAGGACGATCATTACCATGTGCCGCTGCTGGTCTCGCCCTTCGGCTTTTCGACCTATCGGGGGAGCTGA
- a CDS encoding nucleobase:cation symporter-2 family protein: MSDTTPNPTFNAGGVHPVDERIPTPKLITLGFQHVLVMYAGAIAVPLIVGRALQLSPEEVAFLISADLFVCGIATLIQSLGMTQYFGIKLPVMMGVTFAAVGPMVAIAQQMPGTEGARALFGAIMAAGLISILLAPAISRMLRFFPPVVTGTVILAIGISLMPIGINWIFGLQVGPTAPSLVDPAHQVWLDGVVASGGVPEGVTLAPTVQNPLYASGSNILIAVLVLGTILLVSRFGKGFLSNIAVLIGIAVGGVVAGAFGMMNFEHLGTASWFAVITPLHFGLPIFDPIMIITMVLVMIVVMIESTGMFLALSDMCEKPVGQKQLAAGLRVDGLGTFLGGLFNTFPYTSFSQNVGLVGVTGVRSRFVCVAGGLIMIVLGLIPKMGALVESLPTTVLGGAGLVMFGMVAATGVRILGRVDFSSNRHNLFIIAISIGMAMIPVVAPDFQQWMPHAIHPLIHSGILLAAISAVLLNWYYNGAPHADEEELRAAGKLADH, encoded by the coding sequence ATGTCTGATACAACACCAAATCCAACCTTCAATGCCGGGGGCGTTCATCCAGTGGATGAACGCATCCCGACGCCCAAACTGATCACACTGGGCTTTCAGCATGTATTGGTCATGTATGCCGGAGCCATCGCGGTTCCGCTGATCGTTGGCCGCGCCCTGCAGCTTTCGCCCGAGGAAGTGGCGTTCCTGATCTCGGCCGACCTGTTCGTCTGCGGTATCGCGACGCTGATCCAGAGCCTTGGGATGACGCAATATTTCGGCATCAAGCTGCCGGTGATGATGGGGGTGACCTTTGCCGCGGTCGGCCCGATGGTGGCGATTGCCCAGCAGATGCCGGGGACCGAAGGCGCACGCGCCCTGTTCGGCGCGATCATGGCAGCGGGGCTGATCTCGATCCTGCTGGCACCGGCGATCAGCCGGATGCTGCGGTTCTTTCCACCGGTGGTGACGGGCACGGTGATCCTTGCCATCGGTATCAGCCTGATGCCCATCGGCATCAACTGGATCTTCGGGTTGCAGGTCGGCCCCACCGCGCCGTCGCTGGTCGATCCCGCGCATCAGGTCTGGCTGGACGGGGTGGTCGCCTCGGGCGGGGTGCCCGAAGGGGTGACGCTGGCACCGACGGTGCAGAACCCGCTTTATGCCTCGGGCAGCAATATCCTGATCGCGGTGCTGGTGCTGGGCACGATCCTTTTGGTGTCGCGCTTCGGCAAGGGGTTCCTGTCGAATATTGCGGTGCTGATCGGCATTGCCGTGGGTGGCGTCGTCGCCGGTGCCTTCGGGATGATGAATTTCGAGCATCTGGGCACCGCAAGCTGGTTCGCCGTCATCACGCCCCTGCATTTCGGGCTGCCGATCTTTGATCCGATCATGATCATCACCATGGTTCTGGTCATGATCGTGGTGATGATCGAATCGACCGGCATGTTTCTGGCCCTGTCGGATATGTGCGAGAAGCCCGTCGGACAGAAGCAACTGGCGGCGGGCCTGAGGGTCGATGGTCTGGGGACGTTTCTGGGCGGGCTGTTCAACACCTTCCCCTATACCTCGTTCTCGCAGAATGTCGGGTTGGTCGGGGTGACCGGCGTGCGGTCGCGCTTTGTCTGCGTGGCGGGCGGGCTGATCATGATCGTGCTGGGGCTGATCCCGAAAATGGGTGCGCTGGTCGAAAGCCTGCCGACCACGGTTCTGGGCGGCGCGGGGCTGGTGATGTTCGGTATGGTCGCGGCGACCGGGGTGCGGATTCTGGGCCGGGTCGATTTCAGCAGCAACCGGCACAACCTGTTCATCATCGCGATTTCGATCGGCATGGCGATGATCCCGGTGGTCGCCCCGGACTTTCAGCAATGGATGCCGCATGCGATCCATCCGCTGATCCATTCGGGCATCCTGCTGGCGGCGATCTCGGCGGTGTTGCTGAACTGGTATTACAACGGCGCCCCTCATGCGGATGAAGAGGAATTGCGCGCGGCGGGCAAGCTGGCCGATCACTGA
- the bhcD gene encoding iminosuccinate reductase BhcD, whose product MWIVPEGEIAGLMTPEAAFDAVEAVFAAMARGDASNFPVVREAIGHEDALYGFKGGFDGAGMTLGLKAGGYWPNNAKHGIINHQSTVFLFDPDTGRVSAAVGGNLLTALRTAAASAVSSKYLAPKGAKVLGMIGAGHQSAFQMKAAVRFGDFDRVIGWNPHPEMLTRLADTAAELGLPFEAVELDRLGADADVIISITSAFEPLLLDAHVTGPTHIAAMGTDTKGKQELDPVLVARSRLFTDEVAQSVSIGEFQHAAAQKLISEGDVIALGQVINGQHEGRGDAEVTIFDGTGVGLQDLAVAAAVVELAKQQGKAIEVAI is encoded by the coding sequence ATGTGGATCGTTCCTGAGGGCGAGATCGCCGGACTGATGACCCCCGAGGCCGCGTTTGACGCGGTCGAGGCGGTGTTTGCCGCCATGGCGCGCGGCGATGCCAGCAACTTTCCCGTCGTGCGCGAAGCCATCGGGCATGAAGATGCGCTTTATGGTTTCAAGGGCGGCTTCGATGGGGCGGGCATGACCCTTGGCCTGAAGGCCGGGGGGTATTGGCCGAACAACGCCAAGCACGGCATCATCAACCACCAGTCCACGGTGTTCCTGTTCGATCCCGATACCGGGCGTGTCTCGGCGGCGGTGGGGGGCAACCTGCTGACGGCCCTGCGCACCGCTGCGGCCAGCGCCGTGTCCAGCAAATATCTGGCGCCCAAGGGCGCGAAGGTGCTGGGCATGATCGGGGCGGGCCATCAATCGGCCTTCCAGATGAAGGCCGCCGTGCGCTTCGGTGACTTCGACCGCGTCATCGGCTGGAACCCGCATCCCGAGATGCTGACCCGTCTGGCCGATACCGCGGCGGAACTGGGCCTGCCCTTCGAGGCGGTCGAGCTGGACCGGCTGGGCGCGGATGCCGATGTGATCATCTCGATCACCTCGGCCTTCGAGCCGCTGCTGCTGGACGCTCATGTGACGGGGCCGACCCATATTGCCGCGATGGGCACCGACACCAAGGGCAAGCAGGAACTGGATCCGGTGCTGGTCGCCCGGTCGCGCCTGTTCACCGACGAGGTTGCCCAATCCGTCAGCATCGGTGAATTCCAGCACGCTGCAGCGCAGAAACTGATTTCCGAAGGCGACGTGATCGCGTTGGGTCAGGTGATAAACGGTCAGCATGAAGGCCGCGGCGATGCCGAAGTCACCATCTTCGACGGCACCGGCGTGGGCTTGCAGGACCTCGCCGTCGCCGCCGCCGTCGTGGAACTGGCAAAACAGCAGGGGAAGGCGATCGAGGTCGCCATCTGA